From Levilactobacillus zymae, a single genomic window includes:
- the rimP gene encoding ribosome maturation factor RimP produces MSTVIETVTSLVQPIVARHQFELVDVEFVKEGKSWYLRVYIDKPGGINIEECALVSDELSEQLDALDPDPIPQAYFLEVSSPGAERPLKKPEDFERAVGQYIHVSLYQKIGQSKVYEGTLEKLTAEQLDLKVNLKGRFKTFEIPRSAIAQARLAIKF; encoded by the coding sequence TTGAGTACAGTCATCGAGACCGTGACGAGCTTGGTCCAACCGATCGTGGCCCGTCACCAATTCGAACTGGTCGATGTGGAATTCGTAAAGGAAGGTAAGAGCTGGTACCTGCGCGTCTATATTGATAAACCCGGTGGGATTAACATTGAAGAATGTGCGCTGGTGAGTGATGAATTGTCTGAACAGCTAGACGCGTTGGATCCCGATCCGATTCCGCAAGCATACTTCTTAGAAGTGTCTTCACCCGGTGCCGAACGGCCGTTGAAGAAGCCGGAAGATTTTGAACGAGCCGTGGGCCAATACATTCACGTATCACTTTACCAAAAGATTGGCCAAAGTAAGGTGTACGAAGGCACATTGGAGAAGCTAACCGCTGAGCAACTGGATTTAAAGGTAAACCTTAAGGGGCGTTTCAAGACCTTCGAGATTCCGCGATCCGCCATTGCTCAGGCCCGGTTGGCCATTAAGTTCTAA
- the nusA gene encoding transcription termination factor NusA, with translation MSRELLGALDVLETEKGIKKEVVIEALEAALVSAYKRNYDQAQNVEVTFDQRKGDIHVFAVKKVVDQVYDSRLEVSLDDALAINKGYELGDDIKFEVTPKNFGRIAAQTAKQVIMQRVREAERNIIYDQYSQYENEIVTGEVERQDSRFVYVNLGKVEAVMGRQDQMPNETYRIHDRIKVYVTRVENATKGPQAFVSRTASDLLKRLFEQEVPEIYDGTVEIMAIAREAGDRAKVAVRSNNPDIDPVGTSVGPRGQRVQTIVNELGGENMDIVEWTDDEAKFIANALNPAEVLDVIFDPNNERACEVVVPDYQLSLAIGKRGQNARLAAKLTGYKIDIKSESEASAIMEAEQEAAATPDATPTDAETPVSDESTDTVTTDATAADESAASAAPVEDQPAATDDDNHDQPAE, from the coding sequence ATGAGTAGAGAATTACTGGGCGCCTTAGACGTCCTCGAAACGGAAAAGGGTATTAAAAAAGAAGTTGTGATTGAGGCCCTCGAAGCTGCTTTGGTTTCGGCCTACAAGCGCAACTACGATCAAGCCCAAAACGTGGAAGTTACCTTTGATCAACGTAAGGGCGACATTCACGTGTTTGCCGTCAAGAAGGTCGTGGACCAGGTGTACGATTCACGGTTGGAAGTTAGCTTGGACGACGCCTTAGCAATTAACAAGGGCTATGAATTGGGCGACGATATCAAGTTTGAGGTGACGCCGAAAAACTTTGGTCGGATTGCGGCCCAAACGGCTAAACAAGTCATTATGCAACGGGTTCGTGAAGCTGAACGAAACATCATTTACGATCAATATAGCCAATACGAAAACGAAATTGTGACCGGGGAAGTGGAACGTCAGGACTCCCGTTTCGTTTACGTAAACTTAGGGAAAGTTGAAGCCGTGATGGGTCGTCAGGATCAGATGCCTAACGAGACTTATCGGATTCACGACCGCATCAAGGTTTACGTGACCCGGGTGGAGAACGCTACCAAGGGGCCGCAGGCCTTCGTGAGTCGGACGGCTTCGGACTTGTTGAAGCGTTTGTTTGAACAAGAAGTTCCTGAAATCTACGACGGGACCGTGGAAATCATGGCCATCGCCCGTGAAGCTGGTGACCGAGCCAAGGTTGCCGTACGGTCGAACAACCCCGATATCGATCCCGTGGGAACCAGTGTGGGTCCGCGGGGCCAACGTGTTCAAACCATCGTTAACGAACTGGGCGGCGAAAACATGGACATCGTCGAATGGACCGACGACGAGGCGAAGTTCATCGCCAACGCGTTGAATCCTGCCGAAGTACTGGACGTCATCTTTGACCCGAACAACGAACGGGCTTGTGAGGTGGTTGTGCCGGATTATCAATTGTCCTTAGCCATCGGGAAACGGGGTCAAAACGCCCGGTTAGCCGCAAAGTTAACGGGCTACAAGATTGATATTAAATCAGAATCCGAAGCATCTGCTATAATGGAAGCGGAACAGGAAGCGGCCGCAACGCCTGACGCCACGCCAACCGATGCGGAGACGCCGGTTAGTGATGAGTCGACTGACACGGTCACCACTGACGCCACTGCGGCTGATGAGTCGGCGGCTTCCGCGGCCCCGGTTGAAGACCAACCGGCCGCCACGGATGACGACAATCACGATCAACCGGCTGAGTAA
- the rnpM gene encoding RNase P modulator RnpM: MKQRKIPMRKDIVTGEMAPKKQLVRVVRNQAQEVSLDPTGKQSGRGAYISLDVDVAKRAKKERTFDHVFGVKIDDQFYDDLIAYVDHQQARRELFDHD, encoded by the coding sequence ATGAAACAGCGAAAGATCCCGATGCGTAAAGACATCGTTACGGGGGAAATGGCACCCAAGAAACAATTGGTACGCGTGGTGCGTAACCAAGCCCAAGAAGTCAGTCTGGACCCCACGGGCAAGCAGTCCGGTCGGGGCGCCTACATTAGTTTAGACGTGGACGTGGCGAAGCGGGCTAAAAAGGAACGAACTTTCGATCACGTTTTTGGCGTCAAAATCGACGATCAATTTTACGATGATTTGATTGCTTACGTGGATCACCAACAGGCTCGACGGGAACTTTTCGATCATGACTAA
- a CDS encoding ribosomal L7Ae/L30e/S12e/Gadd45 family protein, which translates to MTNSQRALQLLGLVRRAGKLVTGETFVLAAVRDGSAKLVLLANDAGASSQKQFRDKTTSYHVALNETFTKDQLSTAIGSARTVLAITDPGFVRKLQQLLAD; encoded by the coding sequence ATGACTAATTCTCAACGAGCTTTACAGTTATTGGGCCTTGTGCGGCGAGCAGGTAAACTGGTCACCGGCGAAACCTTCGTCTTAGCTGCGGTCCGGGACGGCTCGGCCAAATTGGTCTTACTCGCGAATGACGCGGGGGCTAGTAGTCAAAAGCAGTTCCGCGATAAAACCACCAGCTATCACGTGGCCTTGAATGAAACGTTTACGAAGGATCAGTTGAGCACGGCCATTGGGTCAGCGCGCACGGTCCTTGCCATCACCGATCCGGGATTCGTCCGGAAGTTACAACAATTACTTGCTGACTAA
- the infB gene encoding translation initiation factor IF-2: protein MGKKRIYELAKEINVSSKQLIAKAEEKGFPVKNHMSTLGENEERQLRAAFRPKTQQKPASPRSAARQTAAQPRQRTAQSAGHAAQSARSTDRRQSPAASTAAHSGHSSQSGRPAGQQHNKNNGQTGKQRGTSNSGTGRFGGSLNNNTNNNGRRGGNNSRGGRNNRNNRNNRRRNNNNNRYKKNQRIKDVNQHKGAPERKNKALPDVLLYTDGMNAQDLAKLLHRSSAEIVKKLFMLGVMVNQNQSLDKDTIEILASDYGIEAKEKVQVDVSDIDKFFDAEMANTDHQVTRAPVVTIMGHVDHGKTTLLDHLRHSHITAGEAGGITQAIGAYQVHYNDKLITFLDTPGHAAFTEMRARGAEITDITILVVAADDGVMPQTIEAIHHAKAAGTPIIVAVNKIDKPGANPNHVMEQLTEYELIPEDWGGDTIFVNISAKFGKNIDELLDMILLQSEVMELKANPDQNGAGSVIEARLDQGKGSVATLLVQQGTLHVGDPIVVGNTFGRVRTMTNERGRAIKSAVPSTPVEITGLSDVPEAGDRFVVFDDEKTARAAGEERAKEALVKERQNTSHVTLDNLFDSLKEGEMKEVDVIIKADVQGSVEALVGSLQKIDVSGVRVNIIHSAVGAINESDVTLAEASNAIIIGFNVRPTPQARSQADSDKVDIRLHNVIYNAIDEIEAAMKGMLEPVYEEQVIGQVEIRQIYHASKVGTIAGGMVTAGKITSDSDVRLIRDGVVIYEGKLGSLKRFKDDVKEVKQGFELGLTIENYNDIKVDDVIEAYVMKEVPVK from the coding sequence ATGGGGAAAAAGCGCATTTATGAACTTGCCAAAGAAATTAATGTCTCCAGTAAACAACTTATCGCGAAGGCAGAGGAAAAGGGCTTTCCGGTAAAAAACCATATGTCAACGCTCGGCGAGAATGAAGAACGTCAACTGCGGGCTGCTTTTCGGCCTAAGACACAGCAGAAACCGGCTTCTCCGCGGTCAGCCGCTCGGCAAACGGCAGCGCAACCGCGACAACGGACTGCTCAGTCAGCGGGTCATGCGGCACAGTCAGCGCGATCTACGGATCGCCGTCAGTCCCCAGCAGCCTCAACGGCAGCTCATTCTGGACATTCGTCGCAGAGTGGGCGGCCAGCGGGTCAGCAACACAATAAAAATAACGGCCAGACCGGAAAGCAACGTGGGACATCTAACTCCGGTACCGGCAGATTTGGTGGAAGCTTGAATAATAATACAAATAATAATGGTCGCCGTGGCGGTAACAACAGTCGTGGTGGGCGGAACAACCGCAATAACCGCAACAATCGTCGGCGCAACAATAACAACAACCGTTACAAGAAAAATCAACGGATTAAAGATGTGAACCAGCATAAGGGTGCCCCAGAACGGAAGAATAAGGCGTTACCAGATGTGTTATTGTACACGGATGGGATGAACGCCCAAGACCTGGCAAAACTATTGCACCGGTCTTCCGCTGAAATTGTTAAGAAACTCTTCATGCTCGGGGTCATGGTTAACCAAAACCAATCCCTGGATAAGGACACCATCGAAATCTTGGCTTCCGATTACGGCATCGAAGCCAAGGAAAAGGTGCAAGTGGACGTTTCCGATATCGATAAGTTCTTCGATGCTGAAATGGCTAACACGGACCATCAAGTTACGCGGGCGCCCGTTGTGACCATCATGGGCCACGTTGACCACGGGAAGACCACGTTACTGGACCACTTACGGCACTCCCACATTACGGCGGGTGAAGCCGGGGGGATCACGCAGGCCATTGGGGCGTACCAAGTTCACTACAATGACAAGTTGATTACCTTCCTGGATACGCCAGGGCACGCGGCCTTCACCGAAATGCGAGCTCGTGGGGCGGAAATCACCGACATTACCATCTTGGTCGTTGCGGCCGATGATGGGGTGATGCCACAAACCATTGAAGCCATTCACCACGCGAAGGCTGCTGGTACTCCAATCATCGTGGCGGTCAACAAGATTGATAAGCCAGGGGCTAACCCGAACCACGTGATGGAACAGTTGACGGAATACGAATTAATTCCTGAAGACTGGGGTGGCGATACCATCTTCGTGAACATCTCGGCGAAGTTTGGGAAGAACATCGATGAATTACTCGACATGATTCTCTTACAGTCCGAAGTTATGGAATTAAAGGCTAATCCGGATCAAAACGGGGCCGGTTCCGTGATTGAAGCGCGGTTGGATCAAGGAAAAGGGTCCGTGGCTACGTTATTGGTCCAACAAGGAACCTTACACGTCGGTGACCCTATCGTAGTTGGGAACACGTTCGGTCGCGTACGGACCATGACCAACGAACGGGGCCGGGCCATTAAGTCCGCCGTACCATCCACGCCAGTCGAGATCACAGGGTTGAGTGACGTGCCAGAAGCCGGTGACCGTTTCGTGGTCTTTGACGACGAAAAGACGGCCCGGGCTGCGGGTGAAGAACGGGCCAAGGAAGCCTTGGTTAAGGAACGTCAAAATACCAGCCATGTCACGTTGGACAACCTGTTCGATTCCTTAAAGGAGGGCGAAATGAAGGAAGTCGACGTGATCATCAAGGCCGACGTTCAGGGTTCGGTTGAAGCCTTAGTGGGCAGTCTGCAGAAGATTGACGTTTCCGGTGTACGGGTGAACATTATTCACTCCGCCGTTGGGGCCATCAACGAAAGTGATGTGACCTTGGCGGAAGCGTCCAATGCGATCATCATCGGGTTCAACGTGCGGCCAACGCCACAAGCGCGTTCTCAAGCTGATAGTGACAAGGTCGACATTCGCCTGCACAACGTCATCTACAACGCCATCGATGAAATCGAAGCGGCGATGAAGGGGATGTTGGAACCGGTCTACGAAGAACAAGTGATTGGCCAAGTTGAAATTCGGCAAATCTATCACGCTTCCAAAGTCGGGACGATTGCCGGTGGGATGGTCACTGCCGGTAAGATTACGTCCGACAGTGACGTTCGGCTGATCAGAGATGGCGTCGTGATCTATGAAGGTAAGCTGGGAAGCTTAAAGCGCTTCAAGGACGACGTTAAGGAAGTTAAGCAGGGCTTTGAATTAGGATTAACCATTGAAAACTACAACGACATCAAGGTTGACGATGTGATTGAAGCCTATGTCATGAAAGAAGTTCCGGTTAAATAA
- the rbfA gene encoding 30S ribosome-binding factor RbfA, protein MAQYRVGRLEQEIQREVTDILLKRVRDPRVEGVTVTGVEVTGDLQEATIYYSILSDKASSAEKTAQGLKKATGLIRSELGSRLSIYKTPELFFEQDKSVQYGSRIDELLNDLHHQDHA, encoded by the coding sequence ATGGCACAATATCGAGTTGGTCGCTTGGAACAAGAGATCCAGCGTGAGGTCACGGACATTCTGTTAAAACGGGTCCGCGACCCTCGCGTCGAAGGCGTTACCGTTACGGGTGTGGAAGTTACGGGTGACTTGCAAGAAGCCACCATCTATTACAGCATTTTATCGGATAAGGCCTCGTCCGCTGAGAAGACGGCACAGGGCTTGAAGAAGGCCACGGGACTGATTCGTTCCGAACTAGGGTCACGGTTGAGTATTTACAAGACGCCGGAACTCTTCTTCGAACAGGATAAGTCTGTGCAATACGGTAGCCGGATCGATGAACTGCTAAATGATCTCCACCACCAAGACCACGCGTAA
- the truB gene encoding tRNA pseudouridine(55) synthase TruB, translating to MNGIIPLYKERGLTSFDCVAKLRHILHTKKVGHSGTLDPGVDGVLPICIGSATKVVPYLMASGKVYRGQVTLGLATTTEDLEGDEVARQVLSQPFSLTDLQAAAAQLTGTIQQTPPMYSAVKVRGRKLYEYARAGETVERPTRTITVTAFTLRDAGTFDAQAGTQTIDFEVSCSKGTYVRTLAVDLGKKLGVPAVMASLTRLKSGGFTLDQAVTLEQVATAVAQDDLATVLRPIDYALQDYPHVALSEKLWGLVKNGVFLSPAEIETDPSIVPTVALTYQGATKCLYQWSATKQQYKPLKMFTVE from the coding sequence GTGAACGGAATTATCCCCCTGTATAAGGAACGGGGCCTCACAAGTTTTGACTGTGTCGCGAAGCTCCGACACATTTTGCATACCAAGAAGGTCGGCCACAGTGGGACGCTAGATCCCGGGGTTGACGGTGTTTTACCCATTTGCATCGGGTCGGCGACCAAGGTTGTTCCGTACCTGATGGCGTCGGGGAAGGTTTACCGGGGCCAAGTCACGTTGGGTCTAGCGACCACCACCGAGGATCTCGAAGGTGATGAAGTGGCCCGACAGGTGTTGTCCCAGCCGTTCTCACTGACTGACCTACAAGCTGCGGCGGCCCAGTTAACGGGAACCATCCAGCAGACGCCGCCCATGTATTCGGCGGTTAAGGTCCGGGGACGGAAGCTTTACGAGTATGCACGGGCGGGCGAAACCGTGGAACGGCCGACGCGGACCATCACGGTAACGGCCTTCACATTGCGGGACGCGGGAACCTTTGATGCGCAAGCTGGAACCCAGACCATTGACTTTGAGGTCAGCTGCTCCAAGGGAACCTACGTCCGGACACTAGCGGTGGACCTAGGAAAGAAACTAGGCGTTCCGGCCGTGATGGCCTCGCTAACGCGACTTAAGAGCGGTGGGTTTACCCTGGATCAGGCGGTGACCTTAGAGCAGGTCGCAACCGCCGTGGCCCAAGATGACCTGGCCACGGTTTTACGACCGATCGACTACGCTTTGCAGGATTACCCGCACGTGGCGTTGTCCGAGAAGCTTTGGGGGTTAGTTAAAAACGGGGTGTTTTTGAGTCCCGCTGAAATTGAAACGGACCCCAGTATCGTTCCTACCGTTGCGTTGACTTACCAAGGGGCCACTAAGTGTCTCTACCAATGGTCGGCCACTAAACAACAATATAAGCCGTTGAAGATGTTTACGGTGGAGTAA
- the ribF gene encoding riboflavin biosynthesis protein RibF, protein MEVIRIHHPLDPRKIPADPVVLAMGFFDGVHLGHQAVINRAKVLAQKRGVKLAVLTYDHHPALVYRPLTNDDRKYLSPEPRKLRQLERLGVERVFWVNYTGEFAAQTPQEFVDHYLVPFHTVVAVAGFDHTYGPKDVAIMDRLPEYAQGRFAVETVPAETLANGKVSSSRIRAAMKAGQVDLVNQLLGYPYRTTGLVVHGEARGRTIGYPTANVLVPENQWLPGIGVYTARLKVGAIWYPGMISVGRNVTFGEHRPITVEMNLLDFHGNLYGESVAVEWHHRLRGEVKFDNADGLVAQLAQDEADTRAYFAQVARHE, encoded by the coding sequence ATGGAAGTTATTCGAATACATCATCCATTGGATCCCCGGAAAATTCCCGCAGATCCAGTGGTCTTAGCCATGGGATTCTTTGATGGCGTGCACTTGGGCCACCAGGCCGTGATTAATCGCGCGAAGGTTCTGGCCCAAAAGCGGGGCGTCAAGCTAGCCGTATTGACGTACGACCATCATCCGGCGCTGGTTTACCGACCGTTGACTAACGACGACCGTAAATATTTGAGCCCAGAACCACGTAAATTGCGGCAGTTAGAACGGTTGGGAGTTGAGCGGGTTTTTTGGGTGAACTATACCGGTGAATTCGCCGCGCAGACGCCGCAAGAATTTGTGGATCACTACCTGGTGCCGTTCCACACGGTTGTAGCGGTCGCGGGGTTTGATCACACCTATGGCCCCAAGGACGTGGCGATCATGGACCGGCTCCCCGAATATGCGCAGGGACGGTTTGCTGTGGAGACGGTGCCGGCCGAAACGCTAGCAAACGGTAAAGTTAGTTCGTCACGAATTCGGGCAGCCATGAAGGCGGGTCAAGTTGATCTGGTGAACCAGCTGTTGGGCTATCCTTATCGCACCACGGGCTTAGTGGTGCACGGAGAAGCCCGGGGGCGGACCATTGGGTACCCAACGGCTAACGTCTTAGTCCCGGAGAATCAATGGCTCCCGGGAATTGGCGTTTACACGGCTCGGCTGAAGGTCGGGGCCATCTGGTATCCCGGGATGATCTCGGTTGGGCGCAATGTGACCTTTGGGGAGCATCGCCCCATTACTGTGGAAATGAATTTATTGGATTTTCACGGCAACCTTTACGGCGAGTCCGTAGCCGTTGAATGGCACCACCGATTACGCGGTGAGGTAAAATTCGACAATGCGGACGGCCTGGTGGCGCAATTAGCCCAAGATGAGGCGGATACCCGCGCGTACTTTGCCCAGGTGGCGCGCCACGAATAG
- the hrcA gene encoding heat-inducible transcriptional repressor HrcA, whose translation MLSERQMMILRAIVRDFTNSGVPVGSKALAKQLPIHVSSATIRNEMAALEDQGLIRKTHSSSGRIPSVEGYRYYVDHLVKPDPLRPNDLSMIQSSLGGDFHKIDEIISQSATILSNLTSYTAFTLKPELKDSRLSGFRLVPLGHRQVMAILVTDSGDVENQTFDVTEAVTGEQLEAVVRLINDQLVGLTLPEVLQKLRTDIPAKITHYLQSPQGFLDIFGDVLTRAAQERFYVGGRLNLLNFSQDSDVDSLKALYSLIDKTDDIANVLGQPRDNISVQIGNEMTNDALRNYSLITATYDVNQHGRGMIAILGPTRMPYSRMLGLVGAFREELAKKLLDYYRYYDE comes from the coding sequence ATGCTGTCAGAAAGACAGATGATGATTCTGCGAGCCATTGTCCGTGATTTCACCAACAGTGGTGTTCCGGTGGGATCCAAGGCACTAGCTAAGCAGTTACCCATCCACGTCAGTTCGGCCACGATTCGTAATGAAATGGCGGCCTTGGAAGACCAAGGGTTGATTCGGAAGACCCACTCGTCTTCTGGGCGGATTCCGTCCGTCGAAGGTTATCGCTACTACGTGGATCATTTGGTTAAGCCAGACCCGTTGCGGCCTAATGACTTGAGCATGATCCAATCGTCACTGGGCGGTGACTTCCATAAGATTGATGAGATTATCTCCCAATCGGCCACCATTTTATCGAATTTGACCAGCTACACGGCCTTTACCTTAAAGCCAGAACTCAAGGATAGTCGGTTAAGTGGCTTTCGGTTGGTCCCCTTAGGCCACCGGCAAGTCATGGCGATTTTAGTTACCGATAGTGGGGACGTGGAAAATCAAACGTTTGATGTGACCGAAGCGGTGACAGGTGAGCAGTTGGAAGCCGTTGTCCGCTTGATTAACGATCAGTTAGTCGGGTTGACCTTACCGGAAGTGTTGCAGAAGTTACGGACCGACATTCCCGCGAAGATTACGCATTACCTGCAAAGTCCGCAGGGATTCTTGGATATCTTTGGGGATGTCTTGACTCGGGCGGCGCAGGAGCGTTTCTACGTGGGCGGTCGCTTGAACCTGTTGAACTTCTCACAGGATAGTGACGTTGATTCTTTAAAGGCGTTGTATTCGTTGATTGATAAGACGGATGATATCGCCAACGTCTTGGGTCAGCCACGGGATAACATTTCCGTGCAGATTGGTAACGAAATGACTAACGACGCATTGCGTAATTATAGTTTGATTACGGCAACCTACGACGTTAATCAGCACGGTCGCGGAATGATCGCCATTTTAGGACCTACGCGAATGCCATATTCGCGAATGTTAGGTCTGGTTGGCGCGTTTCGTGAAGAGCTCGCGAAAAAACTACTCGATTATTATCGTTATTACGACGAGTAA
- the grpE gene encoding nucleotide exchange factor GrpE — protein MADKQPKSADAKQVQQATPDQPAADVKTSASSAAEQPTTKAEKQATKPDPQAAELAELKQKSSAMEDKYLRAEAEIQNMQTRFQKEQATLIKYDGQQLAKDILPVIDNLERALAVEAKDEAATGLKKGVQMTYDHLEDALKRNHVTEVVALGQKFDPTLHQAVQTVPASDDQPAETVVQVLQKGYQLKDRVLRPAMVVVAQ, from the coding sequence GTGGCTGATAAGCAACCGAAATCTGCTGACGCTAAACAAGTCCAGCAGGCAACACCAGATCAACCAGCAGCGGACGTGAAGACCTCAGCGTCGAGCGCCGCTGAGCAACCAACCACTAAGGCTGAAAAACAGGCCACCAAGCCGGATCCTCAGGCAGCCGAGTTAGCGGAGCTGAAGCAGAAGTCTTCTGCCATGGAGGACAAGTACCTCCGGGCCGAAGCCGAGATTCAAAATATGCAAACGCGGTTCCAAAAAGAACAGGCGACGTTGATCAAGTACGATGGTCAACAGTTGGCTAAGGATATCTTACCGGTGATTGATAACCTGGAACGGGCGCTGGCCGTTGAAGCTAAGGACGAAGCGGCAACGGGGTTGAAGAAGGGTGTTCAGATGACCTACGATCACTTGGAAGATGCCCTGAAGCGCAACCATGTGACTGAAGTGGTTGCGTTGGGTCAAAAGTTTGATCCGACCTTACACCAGGCCGTTCAGACGGTTCCGGCCAGTGATGACCAACCGGCTGAAACGGTGGTTCAGGTGCTCCAAAAGGGGTATCAGTTAAAGGACCGGGTATTACGACCGGCCATGGTGGTTGTTGCACAATAA
- the dnaK gene encoding molecular chaperone DnaK, giving the protein MASNKIIGIDLGTTNSAVAVLEGSTPKIIANKEGARTTPSVVAFKDGETQVGEVAKRQAITNPNTISSIKSHMGEAGYKVSVDGKDYTPEQISAMILQHLKSFAEDYIGDTVSQAVITVPAYFNDAQRQATKDAGKIAGLDVKRIINEPTAAALAYGLDKQDKDEKIMVYDLGGGTFDVSILDLGDGVFDVLSTNGDTHLGGDDFDQKIMDWLIAGFKDENGVDLSKDKMALQRLKDAAEKAKKDLSGVTEASISLPFISAGANGPLHLEKSLTRAKFNELTADLVEKTRIPVENALKDADLQASDINVVILNGGSTRIPAVQEAVQKWTGKEPSHSINPDEAVALGAAVQGGVITGDVKDVVLLDVTPLSLGIETMGGVFTKLIDRNTTIPTSKSQVFSTAADNQPAVDIHVLQGERPMAADNKTLGNFQLTDIPAAPRGVPQIQVTFDIDKNGIVNVSAKDMGTNKEQKITIKSSDGLSDDEIEKMMKEAKENEAADKQRKEEVDTKNEVDQLLFQTDKTLKEVKGKVSDDEIKKAEDARDALKKAQEANNLDDMKTKKDDLTKIIQDLSVKLYQQAQNAQGGAAGAAGATGAQGAQGNDTTNNGGKDDNTVDGDFHEVHDDDNK; this is encoded by the coding sequence ATGGCAAGCAACAAAATTATTGGGATTGACTTAGGGACGACGAACTCCGCCGTTGCCGTTTTGGAAGGTAGTACACCAAAGATTATTGCCAACAAGGAAGGCGCCCGGACGACGCCATCCGTTGTGGCCTTTAAAGATGGGGAAACCCAAGTGGGTGAAGTGGCCAAGCGTCAAGCCATTACCAACCCGAACACGATTTCATCCATTAAGAGTCACATGGGTGAAGCCGGCTACAAGGTTAGTGTGGACGGCAAGGACTACACGCCAGAACAAATCTCCGCGATGATTTTGCAACACTTGAAGTCGTTTGCTGAAGACTACATTGGTGATACGGTTTCGCAAGCCGTGATTACGGTACCCGCCTACTTCAACGATGCTCAACGGCAAGCCACGAAGGATGCCGGGAAGATTGCGGGCTTGGACGTTAAGCGGATCATCAACGAACCAACCGCTGCGGCCTTAGCTTACGGCTTGGACAAGCAAGATAAAGACGAAAAGATCATGGTCTACGACTTAGGTGGGGGGACGTTTGATGTCTCCATCCTGGACTTAGGGGACGGTGTCTTTGACGTTCTGTCCACTAACGGGGATACCCATTTAGGTGGGGATGACTTTGACCAAAAGATCATGGACTGGTTAATTGCCGGCTTCAAGGATGAAAATGGTGTTGACTTGTCCAAGGACAAGATGGCCTTACAACGGTTGAAGGATGCGGCTGAAAAGGCTAAGAAGGACCTCTCCGGAGTGACGGAAGCTTCCATTAGCTTGCCATTTATTTCTGCCGGCGCTAACGGCCCACTGCACTTGGAAAAGTCCTTAACGCGGGCTAAGTTCAATGAATTGACCGCTGACTTGGTTGAAAAGACGCGGATTCCAGTGGAAAACGCCTTGAAGGATGCCGACTTACAAGCTTCCGATATCAACGTGGTCATCTTAAACGGTGGGTCCACCCGGATTCCAGCCGTTCAAGAAGCCGTTCAAAAGTGGACGGGTAAGGAACCAAGTCACTCTATCAACCCAGACGAAGCCGTGGCCTTAGGGGCTGCCGTTCAAGGTGGGGTCATTACCGGTGACGTGAAGGACGTTGTGCTGTTGGATGTTACCCCATTATCCTTAGGGATTGAAACCATGGGTGGCGTCTTCACTAAGCTGATTGATCGCAACACGACCATTCCAACGAGCAAGTCTCAAGTCTTCTCTACGGCGGCTGATAACCAACCGGCCGTTGATATCCACGTCTTGCAAGGTGAACGGCCAATGGCTGCTGACAACAAGACGTTAGGGAACTTCCAGCTGACGGACATTCCAGCCGCCCCACGTGGGGTTCCTCAAATCCAAGTGACCTTCGATATCGATAAGAACGGGATCGTTAACGTTTCGGCTAAGGACATGGGGACCAACAAGGAACAAAAGATCACCATCAAGAGTTCCGACGGTCTGTCCGACGACGAAATCGAAAAGATGATGAAGGAAGCTAAGGAAAACGAAGCGGCCGATAAGCAACGTAAGGAAGAAGTCGACACCAAGAACGAAGTCGACCAACTCCTCTTCCAGACCGATAAGACCTTAAAGGAAGTTAAGGGCAAGGTTTCCGACGATGAAATCAAGAAGGCTGAAGACGCACGGGATGCTTTGAAGAAGGCCCAAGAAGCCAACAACCTGGATGATATGAAGACCAAGAAGGATGACTTAACTAAGATTATCCAAGACCTCTCCGTGAAGTTGTATCAACAAGCCCAAAATGCTCAGGGCGGGGCCGCTGGTGCGGCCGGCGCTACTGGGGCCCAAGGTGCTCAAGGTAACGACACGACGAACAATGGTGGTAAGGATGATAATACCGTTGACGGTGACTTCCATGAAGTTCACGATGACGATAACAAGTAA